The genomic DNA TATAATACATCAAAAAGAAAGTTGGGCACAGCCCGATTTTAATGTCACTCAATTGGACAATCCTGCTCCGGGTTATTTAATATTTGATTGGGTTTCTGCTAAAAGCTTTTTTGCAGTTGATAATTATGGTTATAGTGTACTAAATCAAACACCTTCCAATGGATTTAAAACTTCATATTTCAAACAATTATCTAACGGATTGTGGGCTGTCGTTAGCGGCAACAAATTTTATCTTTATGATGAAAATTTGGATTTGGTTGATTCGTTGAGACCGCCATCCCAATATAAATTAGATTTTCATGATATAATTGTTCTTAAAAATGGAAATTATCTGCTTTTATGTACCGAAGAAATAGTTACAGATTTGAGCAAGGAAGTCGAAGGAGGGTTTGCTGATGCTATTTTAATTTATAACGTCATTGTCGAAACTAATAGCATTGGTACGATATTCTGGGAATGGAATTCATCTGACCATATGAAAGTTTCCGATG from Candidatus Kapaibacterium sp. includes the following:
- a CDS encoding aryl-sulfate sulfotransferase, with protein sequence MKTYKVFFIILLTFIIHQKESWAQPDFNVTQLDNPAPGYLIFDWVSAKSFFAVDNYGYSVLNQTPSNGFKTSYFKQLSNGLWAVVSGNKFYLYDENLDLVDSLRPPSQYKLDFHDIIVLKNGNYLLLCTEEIVTDLSKEVEGGFADAILIYNVIVETNSIGTIFWEWNSSDHMKVSDASEGVNLRNKVIDLVHINSLFETEDGNILVSIRHY